In Musa acuminata AAA Group cultivar baxijiao chromosome BXJ2-8, Cavendish_Baxijiao_AAA, whole genome shotgun sequence, one genomic interval encodes:
- the LOC135619461 gene encoding glycine-rich domain-containing protein 1-like, whose amino-acid sequence MEEDQASAWLEAQTIAISEDLVAAAERQLVFLAAVDRRRWLYVDGPLLDRAIRRYKACWLPLLAKHSECGTTDGSLYVPLDCEWIWHCHRLNPVQYKKDCEETFGRILDNHNVISSLQAKSKHEMSEKWSKLYPEEPFELDCSSTFSEETFNKCPGAALAFTYDLVSAVKRQSSFCYQISRPYMHDNRFLEAAVARYKGFLHLIKTKRNRSKKLFCVPAYDIDLIWHSHQLHPLSYCNDMIKLLGKVLEHDDTDSDRSKGKKLDVGFNETTKQWEDTYGLRYRKAGTMYRGNCPSPVILDFSSHLEVNETIPYRSQNHLVLPQRMVVEVLLEIVGIKNLPDGQHGDLFVSFSKKKPDMLFYGGTLGIQSETGKRDSASFKCEPTGELVLALMSKSDSKIDSSVPARTIGTTSIALQDLMNPDSKLSIEKWFELKPQSGTVDSEPVCLFVAVSFTVPVPAPLELRMLKSHPVSTNASFLPLQEKERIKSWTRFLDHKGDEVICLQLRNLEKPEETNTTASKKEVVGISRLSRKPCLLAEYADNKWSLNDYNISLVVEKKKNQDAHTFEIKGDPQLKLFFGKKLEYESKCCKARNDNEFITLVELSAESPYGKAVALFSMKSNTVEVKEETFALLGILLAFIIKKEGCNALFPDKEEAEEISSPAVTEAKIVDCGGGCGNILSGVKSGGCGGGCGGGCGGGCGGGCGNIIGGSDSGSCGGGCSGEYGSRCGSKLAGDKGGGGCGSGCSGSCGGCGAVVVPSNTNVNPVAA is encoded by the exons ATGGAGGAGGACCAGGCGTCGGCGTGGCTCGAGGCGCAGACGATCGCCATCAGCGAGGACCTCGTCGCGGCCGCCGAGCGGCAGCTGGTGTTCCTTGCGGCGGTGGACCGGCGGAGGTGGCTCTACGTCGACGGCCCCTTGTTGGATCGCGCCATCCGCAG GTACAAGGCTTGTTGGCTTCCTCTGCTAGCCAAACACTCTGAATGTGGAACAACAGATGGTTCTCTGTATGTTCCTCTGGACTGTGAATGGATATGGCATTGTCATCGATTAAATCCG GTTCAATACAAGAAGGATTGCGAAGAAACTTTTGGGAGGATCCTGGATAACCATAATGTCATATCCTCTCTGCAAGcgaaatccaaacatgaaatgtcAGAGAAATGGTCTAAGCTGTACCCAGAGGAGCCTTTTGAGCTTGACTGCAGCAGTACTTTCTCAGAGGAGACTTTCAATAAGTGCCCTGGAGCTGCTTTGGCTTTTACATATGACTTGGTTTCTGCTGTTAAAAGGCAGTCTTCTTTCTGCTACCAG ATCTCAAGACCATACATGCATGACAACCGTTTTCTTGAAGCAGCAGTGGCCAGATATAAGGGGTTTCTGCATTTGATCAAGACAAAGCGGAATAGGTCAAAGAAACTCTTCTGTGTGCCAGCCTATGACATAGATCTCATATGGCATTCTCACCAGCTGCATCCTCTTTCTTACTGCAACGACATGATTAAGCTGCTTGGGAAGGTACTGGAGCATGATGACACAGACTCTGACAGGtccaaaggaaagaaacttgATGTTGGTTTTAATGAAACAACCAAGCAATGGGAAGATACATACGGTTTGAGATACAGGAAGGCAGGCACAATGTACAGAGGCAATTGCCCTTCTCCCGTGATATTGGATTTCTCTAGCCATCTGGAAGTAAATGAAACTATCCCTTACAGATCTCAGAATCACCTTGTGCTTCCTCAACGGATGGTTGTCGAG GTGCTTTTGGAGATTGTGGGAATAAAAAACTTGCCAGACGGTCAACACGGTGACTTGTTTGTATCTTTTAGTAAGAAAAAACCAGATATGCTCTTCTATGGTGGTACACTAGGCATTCAATCTGAAACTGGCAAGAGAGATTCAGCTAGTTTCAAATGTGAACCTACAGGGGAGCTTGTTTTGGCCCTCATGTCCAAATCGGATTCCAAGATTGACTCATCCGTGCCAGCAAGAACTATTGGGACAACGTCGATTGCCCTTCAAGACTTGATGAATCCAGATTCTAAATTGTCCATCGAGAAGTGGTTTGAATTGAAGCCTCAATCAGGAACTGTGGACTCTGAACCAGTTTGTCTATTTGTTGCTGTGTCTTTTACTGTTCCAGTTCCTGCTCCCCTTGAACTTCGCATGCTCAAGTCACATCCTGTCTCCACCAACGCATCCTTCTTACCACTCCAAGAGAAGGAAAGGATCAAAAGTTGGACCCGTTTCCTTGATCATAAAGGTGATGAAGTCATCTGTCTACAACTCAG GAATTTGGAGAAACCAGAAGAGACAAACACCACTGCTTCAAAGAAGGAAGTTGTTGGCATATCAAGACTTTCGAGAAAACCATGCTTGCTAGCAGAGTATGCAGACAATAAGTGGTCACTGAATGACTATAATATCTCACTAGttgttgagaagaaaaaaaatcaagatgcACATACATTTGAGATTAAAGGTGATCCCCAG CTGAAGCTCTTCTTCGGCAAAAAGCTGGAATATGAATCCAAATGTTGCAAGGCGAGAAATGACAATGAGTTCATCACACTTGTGGAGTTATCAGCTGAAAGCCCCTATGGAAAAGCAGTCGCATTGTTCAGCATGAAATCAAACACTGTCGAG GTCAAAGAAGAGACGTTTGCTTTGCTTGGTATCCTACTGGCATTCATAATCAAGAAAGAAGGATGCAATGCCCTCTTTCCCGACAAAGAGGAGGCAGAAGAGATCTCCTCCCCAGCAGTTACTGAAGCGAAGATTGTCGATTGTGGAGGTGGCTGTGGCAACATTTTAAGCGGCGTTAAGTCTGGTGGTTGCGGCGGCGGTTGTGGCGGCGGATGTGGTGGTGGGTGCGGCGGAGGTTGTGGAAATATAATTGGAGGCAGCGATTCCGGCTCCTGTGGTGGTGGTTGTAGCGGTGAGTACGGCAGTCGCTGTGGCAGTAAGTTGGCAGGTGACAAGggcggcggcggttgtggcagcgGCTGTTCCGGTAGTTGCGGCGGCTGCGGGGCCGTCGTAGTTCCCAGCAATACAAACGTGAACCCGGTCGCTGCTTAG
- the LOC103994774 gene encoding stress enhanced protein 1, chloroplastic isoform X2, whose translation MAAAAVQSLLVASSPPCLLPPCAAAASRPRALHRSPSSTDASRLVSSFTRGSPGVFWVTSQRKKVNHQRTSVSIRCEQGTKESSGLDVWLGRLAMVGFATAITVEISTGKGLLENFGFKTPLPTLALVVAATVGLLTAFFIFQSAFGD comes from the exons atggccgccgccgccgtccAATCTCTCCTCGTGGCCTCCTCTCCGCCCTGCCTCTTGCCACcat GTGCCGCTGCTGCCTCCAGACCTCGTGCACTGCATCGGTCGCCCTCTTCCACCGACGCTTCCCGGCTCGTTTCTTCCTTCACGCGCGGCTCTCCCGGTG TCTTTTGGGTAACATCTCAGAGAAAGAAAGTTAATCATCAAAGAACATCTGTTTCCATAAGGTGTGAGCAGGGAACAAAGGAGAGTAGCGGATTGGATGTGTGGTTGGGTCGCCTTGCTATGGTTGGGTTTGCAACAGCAATCACAGTCGAAATATCAACAGGGAAAGGACTTCTAGAG AACTTTGGGTTTAAGACACCATTGCCTACTCTAGCATTGGTTGTTGCAGCAACAGTGGGCCTTCTTACAGCATTCTTCATCTTTCAGTCTGCCTTTGGAGATTAA
- the LOC103994774 gene encoding stress enhanced protein 1, chloroplastic isoform X3 produces the protein MAAAAVQSLLVASSPPCLLPPCAAAASRPRALHRSPSSTDASRLVSSFTRGSPVFWVTSQRKKVNHQRTSVSIRCEQGTKESSGLDVWLGRLAMVGFATAITVEISTGKGLLENFGFMTPLPTLALVVTALVGVLTAFFIFQSASRD, from the exons atggccgccgccgccgtccAATCTCTCCTCGTGGCCTCCTCTCCGCCCTGCCTCTTGCCACcat GTGCCGCTGCTGCCTCCAGACCTCGTGCACTGCATCGGTCGCCCTCTTCCACCGACGCTTCCCGGCTCGTTTCTTCCTTCACGCGCGGCTCTCCCG TCTTTTGGGTAACATCTCAGAGAAAGAAAGTTAATCATCAAAGAACATCTGTTTCCATAAGGTGTGAGCAGGGAACAAAGGAGAGTAGCGGATTGGATGTGTGGTTGGGTCGCCTTGCTATGGTTGGGTTTGCAACAGCAATCACAGTCGAAATATCAACAGGGAAAGGACTTCTAGAG AACTTTGGGTTTATGACACCATTGCCTACTTTAGCATTGGTTGTTACAGCACTAGTTGGAGTTCTTACAGCATTCTTCATCTTTCAGTCTGCCTCTCGAGATTAA
- the LOC103994774 gene encoding stress enhanced protein 1, chloroplastic isoform X1, with protein MAAAAVQSLLVASSPPCLLPPCAAAASRPRALHRSPSSTDASRLVSSFTRGSPGVFWVTSQRKKVNHQRTSVSIRCEQGTKESSGLDVWLGRLAMVGFATAITVEISTGKGLLENFGFMTPLPTLALVVTALVGVLTAFFIFQSASRD; from the exons atggccgccgccgccgtccAATCTCTCCTCGTGGCCTCCTCTCCGCCCTGCCTCTTGCCACcat GTGCCGCTGCTGCCTCCAGACCTCGTGCACTGCATCGGTCGCCCTCTTCCACCGACGCTTCCCGGCTCGTTTCTTCCTTCACGCGCGGCTCTCCCGGTG TCTTTTGGGTAACATCTCAGAGAAAGAAAGTTAATCATCAAAGAACATCTGTTTCCATAAGGTGTGAGCAGGGAACAAAGGAGAGTAGCGGATTGGATGTGTGGTTGGGTCGCCTTGCTATGGTTGGGTTTGCAACAGCAATCACAGTCGAAATATCAACAGGGAAAGGACTTCTAGAG AACTTTGGGTTTATGACACCATTGCCTACTTTAGCATTGGTTGTTACAGCACTAGTTGGAGTTCTTACAGCATTCTTCATCTTTCAGTCTGCCTCTCGAGATTAA
- the LOC135618209 gene encoding uncharacterized protein LOC135618209 yields MASTVLTASSIVPHGAAHLSSAPTRRRGRCVASSSSPPSATRRTASIALLSLLCGSSAHPDGADAVNLFDKYVKRKKLDPLEAYIPAVLLSRAQFEDLEKSLDTKQPNYDMSRFMLRSGPAGSLRLNIRAVAQYAAEDGNGKAASDAVEQCLRGLEDLDSLLLQAIRNNPTASVESMKSKLDTVLGALDSLLQTVPSKVLDKGKAIAEAYRIPGYQNDEGPPEDLDPEVKNLEALL; encoded by the exons ATGGCATCCACTGTGCTGACCGCTTCCTCTATCGTACCCCACGGGGCGGCGCACCTCTCATCCGCCCCCACCAGACGAAGGGGGCGGTGCGTCGCGTCTTCGTCATCGCCGCCGTCGGCCACGAGGCGGACCGCCTCCATCGCCCTTCTCTCTCTCCTCTGCGGCTCCTCCGCCCATCCCGACG GTGCTGATGCGGTCAACCTCTTTGATAAGTACGTGAAGCG GAAGAAATTGGATCCATTAGAGGCGTATATACCCGCTGTTCTCCTGAGTCGAGCGCAATTTGAGGACTTGG AGAAATCTTTGGATACAAAGCAGCCAAATTATGATATGAGTAGATTTATGTTACGCTCTGGTCCAGCAGGATCTCTACGCTTGAATATTAGAGCA GTGGCACAATATGCAGCTGAGGATGGCAATGGAAAAGCAGCTTCTGATGCTGTTGAGCAATGCCTAAG GGGCTTGGAGGATCTTGACTCACTGTTGCTGCAAGCAATAAGAAATAATCCAACAGCTTCAGTAGAATCCATGAAGAGCAAACTCGATACCGTTTTGGGAGCCTTGGACAG cctattgcaaaCTGTTCCATCCAAGGTGCTGGATAAAGGAAAGGCCATTGCAGAGGCTTATAGGATTCCAGGTTACCAGAATGATGAAGGTCCACCTGAGGATCTGGACCCGGAGGTGAAAAACCTGGAAGCCCTTCTTTGA